The genomic region GCCGTCCACCGGCACGAGCTCGCCGCTTCGCACTTCCACCCGGTCGCCCACGGCCAACGCCGCCAGCGGCACCTCGACGACGGGGGCATCGGCGGCCTCGCCCGTGATCCGTCGGGCGAATTCCAGGAACGCCACGCCGCGCAGGCTGTCGGCGCGCTCGAGCGCCGCCCGCTGCGCGCTGCGCTGCAGTTGCCGGGCGCCGAGGAGCGCCGCGACGAGCATGGCCACCGAGTCGAACCAGAGCGGGCCCTCGCCCGCGACCGCGTTCCACGTGCTGGCCGCGCCGCCGATGGCGATGGCGATGGCGACGGGCAGGTCGATGTGCACGAGGCCGGCACGGAGGCCCGCGGCCGCCGTCTGGAAGAACGGGCGCGCCGAGAAGGCCAGGACGGGGACGGCGACCAGGAGCGACAGCCAGCGGAAGAACGTCTCGTAGTCCGCCGCCATGCCGGAGGCCTCGCCCGCGTACAAGGCGCCCGAGAGGAACATGAGGTTCATGGCGCAGGCGACGGCCACGCCGAGGCGGACGAGCCCGGCCCGGTCCTCGGCGCGCCTGGCGTCGTGCACCTTCGAGGCGCGGTGGAGGTGCGGCGTGTAGCCCAGGCGGTCCAGCGCGCGGGCGATCGTCGAGAGACGCGTAGCGGCCGGGCGCCAGGTGATCTCGGCCACCGCGTTCCCATAGTTCAGGCGCACGTCCTCCACGCCGGGGAGCGCCCCGGGCAGCCGTTCGACGAGCCACACGCACGCCGCGCAGTGCACGCCCTCCAGATAGAGGCGCGTCCGCCGCCGGTCGGGGCCGAGGGCCGTGGTCGCCTGGTCCAGCGCCCGCTCGTCGTCGAGGTCCTCGAAGCTGCGCCCCGTGACCGTGGCCGGCGGCAGCACGGCGTCCTGCCGCCTGGCCAGCCC from Vicinamibacterales bacterium harbors:
- a CDS encoding heavy metal translocating P-type ATPase metal-binding domain-containing protein encodes the protein MTPALVVPGDGAAPAAPAACAHCGTPVPAALLQAGEAEQFCCGGCRQVHALIREWGFDQYYGLARRQDAVLPPATVTGRSFEDLDDERALDQATTALGPDRRRTRLYLEGVHCAACVWLVERLPGALPGVEDVRLNYGNAVAEITWRPAATRLSTIARALDRLGYTPHLHRASKVHDARRAEDRAGLVRLGVAVACAMNLMFLSGALYAGEASGMAADYETFFRWLSLLVAVPVLAFSARPFFQTAAAGLRAGLVHIDLPVAIAIAIGGAASTWNAVAGEGPLWFDSVAMLVAALLGARQLQRSAQRAALERADSLRGVAFLEFARRITGEAADAPVVEVPLAALAVGDRVEVRSGELVPVDG